The Anopheles gambiae chromosome 2, idAnoGambNW_F1_1, whole genome shotgun sequence genomic sequence CGATGTAACTGGCGAGAGCAGGTCCTGCAGGCAGTGTTTAATTTCTCTCAGCAACTGTTCCGCCCCTGTAGTGTTGAGGATGGGCAACTCTTCGTCATAGCCTCCATTGCACACCATATCTTCAATCAGCGAACTTACAACCTGCTCATCTTCAGTGGTCGGTTCCGTTCCCGCTGCCGAATGTACAACCGTTTCCTCGGATAAAACTTCACTATTTTCCACGTCGTCCGAGAGTCGCCCGATTCTGGTGACGCACTCCATCACCGATTCGACCTTTGCCAGCGAATCCAGATCGATAATGCGGGCGTCGAAGAACACGGCCACACCAGCATCGTGATCCCGAATGTTGCCCGTCATCGTCAGATAGTCGTCCGCTTCCCGCTTTTCCAGCATACCCGAGACGCTCGTGTGCAGCTGCAGGTGAATGTTGTGGCGAGAGCTGGAATGCTTCAGCTCAATACTGCCAGCATCTTGCAACAGTTGCGTGAACATCTTCAGCGATCGTGCATTTACCGAACGATCCGGATCGTTTTGCGAGTCCGCTGTAATCTCTGCTCCGGATGATCTTTCTAGCGCAATTTGTAACACGTTTCTTGCTTGATTTAGTCCATTGCTTTCTTCGTGACGCTGGTGGGGAATTTTTTCATTATCAAGCACGCTGCGGTGGAACGACACGGACGGTGAAGGTGTTCCCAGCAGAGGCGGTGGAGGACTGTTCAGAAAGTCCCAAAAACTGTTCATCTGATTCATGATCCACACGAGCACGGACCAGATGGAGAGAACGATACGCTCGAAGAAGCAGGTGTAGGGTTTACAGAACGATACGGATGGTGCCTCGTACCGATCTATCTCCAACACGCTAGAACTTGTGGGAAACACCGCTGGGCCGGTTGCCACCGGTGTCGGATCAATGGAGACAACTTTTTTCTCCGGCACACTGCACGAACCAGTGCAGGTCTCGCTGACACGCACCAGCCCATACTGCAATGCTTCGATGAACTGTTCCGGATGTTCAATCTCGTGGTCTAGCTCGCAGGAAAGCTTCTCCAGCGTCTGCAGCACACGATTCCATGCCTCTTCACCGCTCGCAAGTGATCGCGCCTTGAGCGGATAATTTTGAATCTCTTCAATCGTGTGACGCAACTGATTCACTATCGTAACGGGATCTTCCAGACTGTGTGGCATTAACAGCTCGTTATGTACATGTTTGATTTTATCCACCAGTCCAAGGCGTCGAAATTCATCGCCCACTTCTTGCCGGGTGCAACGCATCACTTCCGAGAGGACGTGCGAAACAAACTTTAGTACCGTCCCCGTGACGTAGATGTTGCGGAGGATGTACTCTTCCAGCAGTAGTCGAAGATTGAGGACAACTTCCGCTGCATGTTGCATTCTAGGACATTTGATCCAGTTTTTGCTAGATCCCTGTACGACCATAGGAAAGGTGGACTCATTGGAAAGACCGAAACTGGACGTTGCATTGGAAAGATTGTTCATCACACCGGGACGTAGTTGATGTATGTGTGCCGGTGCTGGCCGGTCGAGATCGAAAGCTGGCTGTTGCTGACCCGAAACGGGTGTAGTCTGTGTGTGCATCGATATCATCTCGTCCGGTTTGGCGACAAGCTGCCGGTAAGTGCTCAGTATCGCTTCGTTCAGCTCGTCTTCTGAGGTAATACCTTCCGTCATGGCGCTGGTCGTCTTTAGCACGGCCGATGACTGATCTGAAAAGGTCAGCAAGGCGAGCATATTATCATCATTATCCTGACGCACGTGAACCGTCGGACTGGTGACCTTATCCGCTTCCACGAGACATTGAGCGTGATGAGCGATAAGGGAATCGATACTTTCGCGATCTTCCCGCTCCATTTTCGGCTTTTCCGGCATCGTGCGTTTGTACAAGACCATATCGTTGTCCTTGCTAAAGCATCCTACAAATTCATTCTCTCCTTTGTCGTTGGTAACGGACGGTACTATCGAACGTCTAACCGGACGATGCGAACAGCCGGGAACATCCGGATCGCTTGCTTCCGCTTCCTCAATCCCGATGACAAACTGTGCACTATTGCCGTTGGTTTCATGCACCAGGTTGAACATCGTTTCCGAATGTTCCATGAAATCGCGCAGCATGTCCTTCGTGAAGGCCGGCTGGGAAGCCATCGCCCGTATGCTGTGCTGCTTCAGCACGACCAACTCGTCTTCGTTACCCATCATGGCGTGCATTTGTTCTAGCTGCTGGGCTAGACGGTTTTCCAGCGACCGTTGCATCAGCACCGTACCGGACTTTTCCAGCGCAGCACCGATCGTGCTCTGTGATATGGTTTCGGTGTCGGTACAGACTGTACACTCTTCCGGTTGCCGGCTGCCATCCTTCAGCGGGGTCGATGGAAGCTCAATGATGGGATCGACGTTTTGAAAGTGCACATGCGAGCCACTGTCCGGGGACTCGGAAGAAAAGCTTAGCTCAGAAACGGACGATTGCAACACCAGGCTGCTGGTAAACTCTTCGTACGCAGGATACGTGCCATCGTACATAGTCGGGGAAATGGGAAGATTATTCACCATGTGGCGCGTTTCATCGTAGATAGATTCCCTCTCGTGTGCTGACGGGCTCTCTCGCGGTTTGGGGCGATTATTTTGCATGGTTTAGATTTGAAAACAGCAATTTAGATTAAcgcgaaaaaagaaacacttgCAAAACGATGAACTCACTGCCAAAATAATCGCTATGGAATGAACAAAAGTTTGGTTGCTACGATTTCGAACGCATTGCTGTTTGAAGATTtccgcctaaaagtatgcaattagCGTACCGTGACGAACAGTGGTCGATTCTGCACAACAATGGATGACctacatttttttatcaaactttTCAATAGTTTGCAAATACAGAGGTACcaaaaaacgtgttttttttaaactaccAAAATCTGTTATGAAATAAACTTACCAAAATTAATAAGCATAAATTCAAATGCAGGCTTGAAattctttttgttctttcataaataaatgtgAATTTTCCAGGAAGATTTTTCGGATtgtaaaaacatgcaaaacgaaaaacacacatcataCTGTTATAATTTTTCACTACCACAACTACGGCGtatatttgtttattcttttctttctttttctctgctTCTCACTCACTCTTTCTCCACTTTCTCGCTTTCCAACTCACTCACTGTTTCTACATGTTCACTTTATACAAAACCTGAACAATTGATTAATGTGGGACATACATATGAGTTTGTAGTAACACGATTAAATAATACCCTGGAAGCTCACAAGTTTGCACTGCGTACCGGTGGAACGCAGGTAGCTGGTACTGATCGTTTACCAGTTCCCGTTTCGGGGAACGAACGTACTAAGGATCGATCCTTCAATCGATGCTGAAGGCACAAAATCGATTCAAAAGCACCATGACCGATTATACCGACCGGGTCGGTTGACGGATCATTGCTCGCTTGCATGGCTCGCCACGTTAAATAGCtgcttattttgtttcaaccgTTATAGTCGTATATAGAATAGCACAAAGAACTACTAGCCATCGGACTGTCCTTCCCGTGGGAAGGACGACATTTACCAGCCAACCCATCGGATATCATAAAATATgttacaaaaaacacaaactaaCGCAAGCATACTGTACACAAACGAAtggtaaaattaaaacaaaaactctaaAAGCAACTCACAATCATACAGTAATGggcaaaattatacaaaatacGAACCGATATTTACTAACTGCAAACTGAAGCTCTTCCGTAGGTAGTTTGGatgaaaggcaaacaaaaagcttAGCAAAACTAACTCGCTTAGGCTGAGAACTTATCATTCAAACTGTAAACGCAACGAACATGAACGCTCAAACTAGAGTTTAATTAttgcgaaaaaaaactatacgATCTAAAAGCTGTCAACTGCTGCCAACCATCTACTACTGTTCAGTCTATATTACAGAGTCTGGTTATGGGAGTAAATCGTAATTGAATGGTGTGCGCATGCATTGTCGATCCGTTGCCATGGGCAAACACCAGGCTCTCTACACAAGAGCAGCCATGCCAGTAACGCACTACGATCGAACGATCACCATCGTACCGCCTATCTTCTGCAGCCGTTACTGCTGCAGCTTTCATTGCTAACGTCTAACACTACTTTGTTTTATAGTACctcaaaaataaacacattcaacaaaaacaacgactAGATTTTTTCATCTCCTCATTTCCGGGCCCTTCTGCCGGCGCGATTCTGCCTTGGCGACGCATGTTCGAGTCCACCTTTGCACTGGGAGGTGGTAAAATGGCCGACCAGAAGCTGCAGGAAGGAGTGCTTGATGAAGATTTGTTTCGGCTCCGATATCGGCTCCAGAGAAACAGACGTCCTAGAGCATTAAAAAAACGGCGGAGAGTGTTACCGATTGTCccgctggtggtgatggtgggctGAAGGAGTTTCACTTCAGATTTTCTGCGCCTGTTGCGGGATCGCTTATCAGGGTGGCGGTTTGTATCAGTTCATCTTATAGTGGGAAGAGATAAAAATgacagaaagaaagcaaagttAATAAGGTTTGACTTTAACGACTTTATTCAATAAATTCCAAAGAGACAAGAAACAACTGAAGGTGCATATCATCCAGTCGATTAGAAACGGAAACAGttggaaacgaaaaaaacagagCCAGTGAAGAAAGAGAGTAAGTTTACCGGTGAAACAGAACAGATACAGGGATGTTGATCGTACAGAATGATCAAGAACTCTACAGAAGGACATACAGACAGGCCAGTGAGACAAACTATCCAGAAGTAGTCAAAGTTTGCAGGAAAGCGGTTAGGAGCTAGGTAAGGTAAGGAGGAAGGAAAACTAGTATGCCGCATCAAAGACGACGCAGGCATACGACATATCCAATGACACTCACCACGTTGACCTGTTGGCAAGTCCGGGACAAAGCGGGAAGGGTGCGCTACAAGGATCAAAGGATGCTGTGCGAACAGGGATGGTTGAGGGAGGGGTGTGACACAACCTTCAACTTCACAGCCGAAGATGCGCTTCTacgacacaacacaaacattcCATCCAAACCCCAAAAAGGCTTGTACTTGTTGCATGTCTGAGTTCGTGTCCTAGTGTAACGTGTGCATGTTGGAAGGATGTGTAACGTGTGCGCTGGGTTGGTAACACTGTTGCTTGGCGGTTGTTTTCAGGGCAAGCAACGGTCCGTTGTCCGAGATCACTCGAGGGAACACACCAGTAAGATGGCCCGTGCAGGGATGGGGGTAGGGGTATTGTACTTATTCCAGCAAAATTTGGCAGATTCGGGAGTTCGGGACATCCTGTCCACTCGGGTCCAGGATTCAGCATCTCACACCCACCGGGCGAATCGGCTGCGTGCCTAAAAGAACGTACCGACAGCGGTCAGTGTACAGTGCTTTGATTCTTCAACCAGATTCTACTAGAGTCACTCACTACACCCGACGTTATTCGCTACCATACATGACTCGGAATGAACGAGGAGGTTAGAATGAAGATGAGATTTAATGCATCGATCCAAATGGCCATACAAATAAGATTTCAAAGCAATTTTACACCCGAATCGCGATCACGCGATCCAGACAATTCACTACGCTACTTTTGATGTACATCGTGTTACTTCATGCGACTATTTCCGGAATGTTCCGCTACTCGTTGTCCGATACCTTCTACCGATGGCTTCGGATCGTCTTGCAAGCTTCAATAATGCTCAGGAATACCTACCTCCTCAACAAAGGATTTCTTTGGCGTCTTCATTCCCCTGCTTTCGGCATTCAGAATGATCGTCTCCGCAAGGCTCTTCACTTCTTTGGTTTCAAATGCCGATGGTCTCGTGTGCGGAAACTTGCTTCGATCCTGCAACGCAACGGTTGGGAAAATAGAAGTTATTTTCTTGTTTGGAGCACGCTCCCTTTTTCGGACAGTCACTCTGCTTACCTCGCTACCGCTGCCACTGCTGTCGCTGTCGGGAAACTTCCTGCCCAGTGGATGCACCTCGTAGCCGTGGCGTGTGTAGGTACCCTTGAGCGGACGCTCGAGCTCCTGCGCCAAGCTGCGTCCAACCGTTGCCCGGCTACTACCGGTACCGGGTCCACCAGCCTTGCGTGCGTGTTGGAGTGCAACAATTTGCGACTGCTTCGCTTCCAGCTCTTCCGTCAGCTGCTTGATGCGCTCCTCGTCACTGCCACGCTGAGACATCAGCTCGCGGATGCGTCCCTCAAGCGTTTCTACCTCCTCGCGCAGCTCACTGTTCGTCACCTCGATGTGGTTCAGCTCCTTGGTCGAGTTGAGCAAACGACCGCGCAGTGAGCCCACCTCGGCACGGTGCGATTCTTCGCCATCGCGCAGCATCTGTTCGGTGTGCGCCAGCTCGTCTTCCAGCGCCAGCACACGCTTCTTCTCGCGCTCCAGCGCTTCCGCAGCCGGTCCGCGCAGGTAGTTCTGCAGCTTGGCATAATCGTCCTTGAGCGTGCCGTACTCCTCCACCAGCGCACCATGCTTAGCGGAGAGCTCTTTGTTCTCCTTTCCCAGCCGGCTGACGCGACTCTTGAGGCTGCTTTCCGCCTCCTCGAGGTGTGCAATTCGCTCGCTCGCGTACTCACTGTCCTTGCTCAGCCGCTCCTCGAGCTGGGCGATCTTGGACTTGAGGGTGGCCTCCTCCTGCTCGCACCGGCTGATCTTTTCCTTGTACTCGCGCTCCATCTGTGCCCACAGGTTGTCCGCATTTTCGAGCGTTTCGTTGTACGCCCGGTTCAGCTCGGCAATGTTCTGCGTCAGCTCCTTTTCGCGGCTCATCAGCTCGCTCAGCCGGTTCTGCAGATCGTCCGCCTGCGAGCTGCCACTATCGTAGTAGTCGATGTGGTCCGTGGGAATGCACTGGATGGCGTGCGACTCGGCGTAGGATAGCGTCGGCGGTCGGGactgtttctgctgctgtgCCAGCGTTGCTGCCTGGTGCTGCTTGAACTGTTCGTGCAGCTGCCAGCTGTTgtagagcagcagcatcggtaTGAACATGTAGATGATCTCGATCTTCTCCCGCAGCTCGTTTTCGTTCTCCTCCAGCAGGAAGATCTTCTCCTCGTACTTGTGAATCAGCTCCTCCAGGCTGTCGATGTTTTCCTTCGCGTCCTGGTACTTGGACTGGTACGAGCTGCGCGACATTTCCAGCTCCTCGTTCCGCTGGCCCATCACTTCCAGATCTTCCTCCAGCCGCTGCAACCGCAACCGGGTGTCGTTCTCGATCTCCTCCAGCTCGCAGCGTTCCTCCTCCAGCCGCTCGTTTTCCAGCTCCACGCGGCCGAGCTTCTCCGACAGCTCCTTCACCCAACCTTCCAGCTGTACCTCGCGCTGCAATCGCTGCGACAGCTGGCGCAGCTGCTGGTCGCCGCTGCTCTCGTACACCTTCAGCTTGTTCTCCAGCATCTCCGCCCGCTCGACGTAGAACTGCAGTCGGCGCCGGTCGCACGCTTCATCCCCGGTCGGGGGCGGTATGTTCAGCGCCAGCATCGAACCCTTGCTGGGCGTTTTGCAAACAGCTGCCACCGCTACGCCCTTGCACTCCTCGATCTTCTCCCGGAATCGGTTCAGCTTCTCTATCTCGGCACACAGCTCGGCGTTCGTCTTTTCCAGCGCCGGGAAGTCGTCCGCTTCCGTCTGGGTGGACACGTGAGTGCACGGTTCGTCCACAAACACGCCGCTCTCCTGCAGGCTGGTGGCGTTGTTCCAGCGCGACGATTTCTTCATGCCGCCGAACGTTTCCGCGATCGAGGCAATGGAGGGTGCTTTCGGTGGCGGTACGGGCGCGGCCGCATGCTGGTCCGAGCTGTGGAACGGCTGCACGGTAGCGACAATCTTGCCACCGGCCGCCTTGTACGGCGTGGAGCTGTTCATCACAGCGGCCGCGGCCGAATGCAGCAGCGCCCTCGGCGGTGTGCTGCTGTCCGGGAGGCTATAGTTGTACTTTTGGATGGGTGACTCCAGGCTCATGTCGTCGCCGGCAATCTCATGGTCCTGCGACAGGGCCTCGAGATTGTTCAGCAGCGACAGGATCTGGAGCAGACACAGCTTGTCCTCCTCGTCGTAGCACGTGCGCTTGGTCATGGCGATGAGCCGCTTGCGCACATCGTCCGTCGGTATTTGATCCAGCAGGGAGAGATCGCACGGCGACGGCACGCCGCTCTGCTGGTCCTCCAGATGGTGATGGCTGTTGGGTGAGGTGacgccggagtcggatcgcTCCGAGAGCATTATCAGCTCATCGTGCTCCTTTTCGGTATCGGTCCAGCCGTCCTTTGTCGTTCCACCGCCGACCGTTGGGCTTGAGTTGTTTCGTAGAGACCACTGGAAGATGAGATAGTGGAAAAAATGTTAATAATTGTTCCATtgagaaaataaatgcaattgcttaaataaaaatggtaaaagaGACCCTAACCATCCGTGAAATGTAACGACAAACGATCGTCGCATGAAACTGTACTCAAAGTGACAAATTGTGCCCAATCAACTGAAACACACCAGATGCGAGCTTCCCTACGCGCGTTAACCGTTAGCTTGTCTTAAGTTTCAATGGCAAGAATTTTGTACCTCACTGCACCTCTTGGGAAAGGGCGCGCAAGCAAGGGTTTCGTCTGCATGACCTGCTCTCCCCTCAAAGCGAACTCCACGCCGCACTGCTAACGCCCTGTACGGGATAATTATTTCCGAAAACTAATTCCCCCATCCCTTATCGCCGGCAATCAAAAGGGCCTCGctgggagaaagaaaaacaacgccACACGAAAACTACCCAAACACCCAACACGTTCGCATACTAATTGTCCCGTGGAAGGGAAAATTCTCTCCACACCAGAACCAGTAGCGTACGGTTGAAGTTTAAACGGTATAACGGGTAGCCAGCCTTTCCTCCCCCGCTCGCTGGCAAGTTCGTTCAACTGCACtttctgttggtgtgtttgttgttgtggtggttgttgctgttgttgctgctgttgctacaaCCGCTGCTCTGTCACGGTCATGGTTTTGCTGCGCACGCACTAAACCCCTGGCGTACCGTATCAGCCGGGGCCAAACCGCGGGAGCATCGTTCCCAGCAGTTAAAAGTGTTCAACAAATCTTTAATTATCGCGGGCTTCACCAAGTGTCGAGGCATCCCGCGCGAGCGTGTCTTGCACTGGGCACGCAATACGGGTGGTGTGCGGAACCATCGATTTGCTTGCCTCACGCACGAAAACACTCGCACGCGGAGTTTGTTGTCCATGTCACCGACCCGGCCGAGGTTTGGTTGGATAAttgaaggaacaaaaacaaaaacattcagTAACCTGCAACAATGCGTACAGTTCCGTAGCGTCCCAACTTTGCCGTGGAATCATTTCAAGCCCTTAAATGCCGTGATAATAGATACTATAACTTAAGTGAGACAAAAGGCAACTTAGTCTGCAATCTATCGTCCAAAGGTTCTGGAATTTATGGTTTAATTTATGAATCTCCGTCCTGCCTGACCATTTAATCTCTAAATcacaagaaaaagaaggacaGCCAAAGGGAAGCTATTTTAACGATCTTTTGTT encodes the following:
- the LOC1271485 gene encoding protein lava lamp isoform X2 — translated: MEQIEQPTSVSAGTVEIMLKNASTPEQVAKNEGLNCKADTAEYCDNVKETNVRQKRKKASEKIDASGVTDVKPPLDHRSVGKELIVSSHPAPSSEAMGNLSKANGKRLKLDLKTHPEQHHKPEPTSPLGLLHEEKVIVRSKPPIPPKPDVRTIPAPPQGQQRVSISPTGTPQAKGCKKQQVTEAHNAHTVQKLLAQNEQMRLELSELRTSLAAERNAVRVLRAQNESDLRKTKSECKKLQEALQHQKRHSQAQCQSVSVGGGTPAKRAHRGGSGEHEPTSGWGSESRGQQQQQQHQQQCCLEVLKLNQEISALRETNRFLEEKYQISSEAERQKASDIRVQRDLHELRLTQLSKSARNEIQRMLEELKSKDRSIAQLKKELQAALAAQAGAGGGCRKERKAAKNSAQQSHEMRKLRETEPCSGTISKSNSNNSIQSVTDDYEQLDTKESLELTIVTATTTTTAVPAAEEASTHDGSCRTTRNTDETQANNLDLAIETTTCGNDEVERPTLPHELCKRTKEAHSNESSGASSVVLESKITPPYLATGAINTSAQQSIVSVECQQASLGSDTDSALSSMSPQPNSFTGDSPDDDPWNVQRSVIARDDGKLARIKLELDEMQQRYDILNRDYTLAKEQIDQLEQELVKATQASREQSKLNERIAYLVKREEDLLKESHELREQNELLEFRIIELEESHDKWSLRNNSSPTVGGGTTKDGWTDTEKEHDELIMLSERSDSGVTSPNSHHHLEDQQSGVPSPCDLSLLDQIPTDDVRKRLIAMTKRTCYDEEDKLCLLQILSLLNNLEALSQDHEIAGDDMSLESPIQKYNYSLPDSSTPPRALLHSAAAAVMNSSTPYKAAGGKIVATVQPFHSSDQHAAAPVPPPKAPSIASIAETFGGMKKSSRWNNATSLQESGVFVDEPCTHVSTQTEADDFPALEKTNAELCAEIEKLNRFREKIEECKGVAVAAVCKTPSKGSMLALNIPPPTGDEACDRRRLQFYVERAEMLENKLKVYESSGDQQLRQLSQRLQREVQLEGWVKELSEKLGRVELENERLEEERCELEEIENDTRLRLQRLEEDLEVMGQRNEELEMSRSSYQSKYQDAKENIDSLEELIHKYEEKIFLLEENENELREKIEIIYMFIPMLLLYNSWQLHEQFKQHQAATLAQQQKQSRPPTLSYAESHAIQCIPTDHIDYYDSGSSQADDLQNRLSELMSREKELTQNIAELNRAYNETLENADNLWAQMEREYKEKISRCEQEEATLKSKIAQLEERLSKDSEYASERIAHLEEAESSLKSRVSRLGKENKELSAKHGALVEEYGTLKDDYAKLQNYLRGPAAEALEREKKRVLALEDELAHTEQMLRDGEESHRAEVGSLRGRLLNSTKELNHIEVTNSELREEVETLEGRIRELMSQRGSDEERIKQLTEELEAKQSQIVALQHARKAGGPGTGSSRATVGRSLAQELERPLKGTYTRHGYEVHPLGRKFPDSDSSGSGSEDRSKFPHTRPSAFETKEVKSLAETIILNAESRGMKTPKKSFVEEMN
- the LOC133391399 gene encoding uncharacterized protein LOC133391399 encodes the protein MQNNRPKPRESPSAHERESIYDETRHMVNNLPISPTMYDGTYPAYEEFTSSLVLQSSVSELSFSSESPDSGSHVHFQNVDPIIELPSTPLKDGSRQPEECTVCTDTETISQSTIGAALEKSGTVLMQRSLENRLAQQLEQMHAMMGNEDELVVLKQHSIRAMASQPAFTKDMLRDFMEHSETMFNLVHETNGNSAQFVIGIEEAEASDPDVPGCSHRPVRRSIVPSVTNDKGENEFVGCFSKDNDMVLYKRTMPEKPKMEREDRESIDSLIAHHAQCLVEADKVTSPTVHVRQDNDDNMLALLTFSDQSSAVLKTTSAMTEGITSEDELNEAILSTYRQLVAKPDEMISMHTQTTPVSGQQQPAFDLDRPAPAHIHQLRPGVMNNLSNATSSFGLSNESTFPMVVQGSSKNWIKCPRMQHAAEVVLNLRLLLEEYILRNIYVTGTVLKFVSHVLSEVMRCTRQEVGDEFRRLGLVDKIKHVHNELLMPHSLEDPVTIVNQLRHTIEEIQNYPLKARSLASGEEAWNRVLQTLEKLSCELDHEIEHPEQFIEALQYGLVRVSETCTGSCSVPEKKVVSIDPTPVATGPAVFPTSSSVLEIDRYEAPSVSFCKPYTCFFERIVLSIWSVLVWIMNQMNSFWDFLNSPPPPLLGTPSPSVSFHRSVLDNEKIPHQRHEESNGLNQARNVLQIALERSSGAEITADSQNDPDRSVNARSLKMFTQLLQDAGSIELKHSSSRHNIHLQLHTSVSGMLEKREADDYLTMTGNIRDHDAGVAVFFDARIIDLDSLAKVESVMECVTRIGRLSDDVENSEVLSEETVVHSAAGTEPTTEDEQVVSSLIEDMVCNGGYDEELPILNTTGAEQLLREIKHCLQDLLSPVTSAVHKLCDQFGNAGVGTAHTMAEENALERYTVEIHEDVTDEEEGHACTDHSCVICNRHVSVSNKTKENEIDEDSTPALEQSAEELPLSETTGIEVDEALSPPQEQFSEHSQLAETMQELLELFHATNDRLETIDTDISAIRNEVQQLVAGQQQQQQQQPVPEGTHPPTQTERRRSQRKSLAQKLRKSYEAPIVRCPMQTQQPIGPFGQSGSYCPTEIYSCHAVSPDVLVVHWRVLDDDVLHCIAGFEIYVDNELRSVCYSNKRRTTLIGNIDLKKHHQITLNITTRDESGSACEKAAQWAPAFFLYHT
- the LOC1271485 gene encoding protein lava lamp isoform X1, which codes for MEQIEQPTSVSAGTVEIMLKNASTPEQVAKNEGLNCKADTAEYCDNVKETNVRQKRKKASEKIDASGVTDVKPPLDHRSVGKELIVSSHPAPSSEAMGNLSKANGKRLKLDLKTHPEQHHKPEPTSPLGLLHEEKVIVRSKPPIPPKPDVRTIPAPPQGQQRVSISPTGTPQAKGCKKQQVTEAHNAHTVQKLLAQNEQMRLELSELRTSLAAERNAVRVLRAQNESDLRKTKSECKKLQEALQHQKRHSQAQCQSVSVGGGTPAKRAHRGGSGEHEPTSGWGSESRGQQQQQQHQQQCCLEVLKLNQEISALRETNRFLEEKYQISSEAERQKASDIRVQRDLHELRLTQLSKSARNEIQRMLEELKSKDRSIAQLKKELQAALAAQAGAGGGCRKERKAAKNSAQQSHEVSTECSALPWRFVRSTGTSGRLRMRKLRETEPCSGTISKSNSNNSIQSVTDDYEQLDTKESLELTIVTATTTTTAVPAAEEASTHDGSCRTTRNTDETQANNLDLAIETTTCGNDEVERPTLPHELCKRTKEAHSNESSGASSVVLESKITPPYLATGAINTSAQQSIVSVECQQASLGSDTDSALSSMSPQPNSFTGDSPDDDPWNVQRSVIARDDGKLARIKLELDEMQQRYDILNRDYTLAKEQIDQLEQELVKATQASREQSKLNERIAYLVKREEDLLKESHELREQNELLEFRIIELEESHDKWSLRNNSSPTVGGGTTKDGWTDTEKEHDELIMLSERSDSGVTSPNSHHHLEDQQSGVPSPCDLSLLDQIPTDDVRKRLIAMTKRTCYDEEDKLCLLQILSLLNNLEALSQDHEIAGDDMSLESPIQKYNYSLPDSSTPPRALLHSAAAAVMNSSTPYKAAGGKIVATVQPFHSSDQHAAAPVPPPKAPSIASIAETFGGMKKSSRWNNATSLQESGVFVDEPCTHVSTQTEADDFPALEKTNAELCAEIEKLNRFREKIEECKGVAVAAVCKTPSKGSMLALNIPPPTGDEACDRRRLQFYVERAEMLENKLKVYESSGDQQLRQLSQRLQREVQLEGWVKELSEKLGRVELENERLEEERCELEEIENDTRLRLQRLEEDLEVMGQRNEELEMSRSSYQSKYQDAKENIDSLEELIHKYEEKIFLLEENENELREKIEIIYMFIPMLLLYNSWQLHEQFKQHQAATLAQQQKQSRPPTLSYAESHAIQCIPTDHIDYYDSGSSQADDLQNRLSELMSREKELTQNIAELNRAYNETLENADNLWAQMEREYKEKISRCEQEEATLKSKIAQLEERLSKDSEYASERIAHLEEAESSLKSRVSRLGKENKELSAKHGALVEEYGTLKDDYAKLQNYLRGPAAEALEREKKRVLALEDELAHTEQMLRDGEESHRAEVGSLRGRLLNSTKELNHIEVTNSELREEVETLEGRIRELMSQRGSDEERIKQLTEELEAKQSQIVALQHARKAGGPGTGSSRATVGRSLAQELERPLKGTYTRHGYEVHPLGRKFPDSDSSGSGSEDRSKFPHTRPSAFETKEVKSLAETIILNAESRGMKTPKKSFVEEMN